The nucleotide sequence CCATTTGGCGGGCTTCGTCTTGGATGAAGCCTTCGTAGTAGTCGCCCATTTTGAGGTTATAGGTGGGGTCTAGGTCGTTGTGCCATTGTTTGAGCCAGGGTAGCAGTTCGAGCAGGCAGCTGAGCAGGGGGAGTAGGCGCGGGTCGTCGCGACCACCGAAGTTTTCTTTGACTTCGATGTAGTAAATGCTGATGGCCTGGGTGAGTTGAAGGTGGTTATAGCCTGCCCAGGCGATGACGGGGAAACTGTCGGGGCCTTCGCAGTGGGGGAAGCTGACCCAGCGTTCTTTGGGGACGTCGAGTTTGCCGCGCAGTTTCCAGTAGTGGGTTTTGGTGAAGTCTTTGGTGGCGTATTTGGGAGGGACGGGGATGGTGCCGATGTCTTGCTCTTTTTGGCGTTTGGCGGCGGTGCTGTCGAGGTGGTTGGGGTCGTTTTTGGACAGGTGGGTGCGGGCGTCGATCGTGTCTTCTTGGCGTTGCAGTGCCCAGGTGTGTTGCCAGTCTTGGCGTTTGCGCAGGCCGGAGTCTTTGTAGCGCAGGATGGGGAGGAGGGGGACGGTTTGTTTGTCGATGAGTTCGTCGATGAGTTTTTGGAGGTTGAAGGCGGGGTCGTTGCGGTAGAGTTCGCCGACTTGCAGGAGGTCGGGGTCTTGGCGGGTGATGTCGGCGAGTTTGGCGGTGGAGATGAGGGTGGGATCGGGGAGTTTGGCGGTGGGGATGCCGTCATCGTTCATGCGGCCATCGAAGTCGAAGTAGCTTTCGATGCGATTGAGAAGCCAGGTTTGGAGGGCTCTTTCGAGTTGGGAGTCCCAGGGTTCGGTGTTCCAGCGGCGCTTATAATTTGTTTGTTCGATTAGCCGAATATTCTTGTTTTTCTCAATGAGACTGATACGCTCCTGAACAACTTTTTTATAGCTCTCAGGCCAATCAATTGGCAGCTCTATAATTGATACCGCATTTAGTCGCTCAAACCATTTAGTTTGTAATTTTCCATCTCGCATTTGTCGAGCCATAACAATTTCAAAGGCTCTTTGTCCAATATCAATTGGAGGTGGTTCTGATCGACTAGTGGGCGATTCTTGCAATAGTCCATATGACTGATAGCTTTCCCAATCCAGTTCCTCTTGGAGTGAAATCATCTTCTGGAGTATGAGAATTCTTTTTTCTCGATAATCCTTCAATAGATCCTTATGCTTACTATACAAGCCTAAGGCTTGAGCAGGAGTATAACAATCAAGAAGACCTGCAAGTTCATTTATTTGACTTGATATCCTTAAAGAATATTGCTTAGGAATAGGAAACTGTTTTAGTTTTGTTCCATCAAATTCATAGAAATCATGCCATTTTTCATCTTTAGAGGATGCGCCACCAGGTCCACCTTTATTATGAAAGACCTGCTGCATCCAAAAGCAGCCGATCGCACTATTGAGCAACCCCAACAACCCCAAATGCTCATCCTCAGTAGCCCCCTCCGGCAGCTTGATCACAGGCGCTGATTGCTTGAAGACTTTGCCACCGCGATCTAGGACGAAGTGGTTGTGGGTAGCGACAAAGGCAAATGCGATCGATCTTGGATTTCTAAACCGATGAGTTAGAAAACGATTCCACTCCCACCAAGTTCGATTCAATTCTCGATGATCCCCACCAAGTTCACGTCTTCTCCAGAGATTTTCCTTATGAGGCCACAGGAAATGATGAACGGCTAGACCATCTTCTTCAGATACAGGCTTCAATTCCTCATTGTATGGAAATAAGACATGCTCTGGTTCATAGATGCCCCAGTCTCGGACGTGCTCACCTTGAATCATTACTAATTGATGCTCAGGTTTAATTCCTCGTCGAGGAAGTACGCCATTCGGCATCAAGTAAGTGTCATCAGCACGAGTGAGGCATAAAGAACATATAGTCTCAATCACATCTTTTAGTCTTTTGATGTTTAATTTCTCAATGGCAGTTTTTAACTCAGTTGCTCCTCCACCTCCAATACTCCACGGGTGCTTATGAAACAACTCCCGCTGCGAATCTGCCACACTCACAAACTCACTCTCCGAACCCTCTACATCTACTTGCTCAGTAATCGCAGACCACACTAACCCCTGCGCCGCATCCTCCGGTGTACTCGGCTCCCCCCGTATTCCCATCACCGTGCGAATCACACTCGCCACCGGAGCCCGATTCCGCCCAAACAAAATTACAGTTGGTGTCCCATGCCCTGGAATATAAGCCCCACTCGTATCAATCACATGGGTCAAATCCACCTTAGGAAAAAATGTCTCAATCAACTTCTTACCAAACTCTCGTTTCATAAACGAGTTCGCCGTAATCTGCCCCGTAAACCCACCCTTCACCGCCAAACCAAAAATCCGCTCCATAAACGGCACAGCCAGTGAGTACTGACGATGGCAAGCCTCATACCGCTCCCGATAGGCCGCATTTAATGCCTTATCCCT is from Synechococcus sp. PCC 7336 and encodes:
- the pglX gene encoding BREX-2 system adenine-specific DNA-methyltransferase PglX, which translates into the protein MVDRGLLLSGLQRVVSLLEKDLAERSDLAEVPEVGETLRVEYDRAQRAERTALSYGQWRADYATQVAVAWVLGAVFARFLEDNGLVESPRLAGPGDGLQRARDEHELYFRAHPTETDRDYLLAVFRELGRLPGMGAIFLDRNPLFELPNWLSGDAAGVLLRFFQTIDSATGTLVHDFTDSAWDTRFLGDLYQDLSKAARKKYALLQTPIFVEEFILDRTLDPAIEEFGLQDFRTIDPACGSGHFLLGAFERILDRWQRKEPGTYVRALAQRALDAVHGVDVNPYAIAIARFRLLLAAMRASGITKLKNAPGFKFNLACGDSLLHGEGSQLVLGDWAPMSHHFQTEDIAALNGILRGEYYHAVVANPPYIVPRDKALNAAYRERYEACHRQYSLAVPFMERIFGLAVKGGFTGQITANSFMKREFGKKLIETFFPKVDLTHVIDTSGAYIPGHGTPTVILFGRNRAPVASVIRTVMGIRGEPSTPEDAAQGLVWSAITEQVDVEGSESEFVSVADSQRELFHKHPWSIGGGGATELKTAIEKLNIKRLKDVIETICSLCLTRADDTYLMPNGVLPRRGIKPEHQLVMIQGEHVRDWGIYEPEHVLFPYNEELKPVSEEDGLAVHHFLWPHKENLWRRRELGGDHRELNRTWWEWNRFLTHRFRNPRSIAFAFVATHNHFVLDRGGKVFKQSAPVIKLPEGATEDEHLGLLGLLNSAIGCFWMQQVFHNKGGPGGASSKDEKWHDFYEFDGTKLKQFPIPKQYSLRISSQINELAGLLDCYTPAQALGLYSKHKDLLKDYREKRILILQKMISLQEELDWESYQSYGLLQESPTSRSEPPPIDIGQRAFEIVMARQMRDGKLQTKWFERLNAVSIIELPIDWPESYKKVVQERISLIEKNKNIRLIEQTNYKRRWNTEPWDSQLERALQTWLLNRIESYFDFDGRMNDDGIPTAKLPDPTLISTAKLADITRQDPDLLQVGELYRNDPAFNLQKLIDELIDKQTVPLLPILRYKDSGLRKRQDWQHTWALQRQEDTIDARTHLSKNDPNHLDSTAAKRQKEQDIGTIPVPPKYATKDFTKTHYWKLRGKLDVPKERWVSFPHCEGPDSFPVIAWAGYNHLQLTQAISIYYIEVKENFGGRDDPRLLPLLSCLLELLPWLKQWHNDLDPTYNLKMGDYYEGFIQDEARQMDKTLDELRAWKPPKTQGKQKRKRQK